GGTGGCCTATCGCAAGGCCGGGCGGCTGAGCGATTCGGTGGCCTGTTGCAACGAGGGCATAGCCAAAGCCCCCAAAGATCCAGAGCTTCGCTACAATCTTGCCGAAGCGCTAGCCGAGCGGGGCGACTATGCTGAGGCGGCAACGCATTACCGCCGAGCGGTGGAACTGAAGCCCACACATGCCAATGCCTGGGAGAAGCTGGCGGCCGTCTGCGTCAAGAGCGGGCAACTTCAAGAGGCGGTCGAGCCGCTGAAGAAGCTCATCGAGCTTTCAGCTTTGGACCCGCAAGGCTATTACAACCTCGGCGCCGTCCTGCTCAAACTGGGGCGCACGGAGGAGGGCTGCCGCCTGCTTCAGCAGGCGTTGACCTTAAAGGGGGGCGACCAGCCCCAGGTGCATGGCGTCCTGGGATTGGCGATGGCTCGGCAGAAGCGATTCGACGAGGCGGTAGTACACTTACAGCGTGCCATCGAGCTTCGGCCGGACTATGTTGAGGCGCGAGACCACCTTGCGGCCATTTGGGTACTTCAGGGCCGGCTGGCGGAGGCCGCAGCCCAATACGAGCGTGTGGTAGATCTTCAGCCTGATTCCCCCGCAGCGATGAATAACCTGGCCTGGTTGTTGGCCTCGCGTGAGGCGCTGGCCGGAAGATCGGCCAGGGCTGTGGAACTGGCCAGTCGCGCGTGCCGCCTGACGAGCAATTCCAATGCGACCCTGCTGGACACGCTGGGCGTGACCTTGGCGGCAGACGGGCAATTTGACAAAGCCGTCGTTGCGGCCCAGCAGGCCCTGAAGTTGGCGCAGGCGAGCGGGCAGGGCCAAGAGGCCCAGGCCATCCAGGCGCGCCTGAAATTGTACCAGGCCGGCAAACCCTATCGTCAGAAGTAAAGCCATCGCGTCATCAGCGGCGTTCTCTCGGCAAACGATACTCGATACAATGAGAGCTAATCATGCAGATGCGCCTGATAGGAAGTCTGCTTCGCAATGCCTTTCGGTCACGGATCGAACGCCTGATTCTTTATGTGACCACGCGATGCCCCCTGAACTGTCGGCACTGCTTTGTGGACAAAACCTCGCCCATTGACCGGGAGTTGACGGTGGACGAGGCGCGTTCGATCGCCGCGACGCTCAACCCGCTGACGTGGCTGGACATCGGCGGCGGCGAACCGTTCTTGCGAGAGGACATTGAGGAGATCTGTAGCCATTTCAAGGCGGTCGAGATCAGCATCCCCACCAACGGCTGGTTCGTCGAGCAGACCCTTGAATCTGCTCGCCGGCTGCATCGAAGCCTGGGGGATCGCCTCTCAATTGCCGTGTCGCTGGATGGGTTTGGTCCCACGCATGACCGGCTGCGCGGGCAAGGCAGCTTCGAGCGGGCGATGAAGACCCTGGAAGGGTTGCAGGGCATCAACGGTTTGAGAGTCTCGGTCATCAGCACGGTTTCGCAAATCAATTACCGCGAGTTGCCCGACCTGGTCGCCCTCCTGCGCCAGAAGGGATTGTTCTCGCACGGGATCAATATTCTCCGCGGCCAGACCGCTGACGAGGAACTTCGCCTGCCCGAGCGAACTGATTTGGAGTGGTTCCTGGGGACGATCAGCGAAACCATGACGGCGAAAGATTACCGGTGGAAAGGGCCGCTGGGTCCGCTCTTCTCGCGGCTGCACAACCGCTACGTTCGCCGCAAGTGGTCGGTGGTACTGGCAACGCTGGAGAGCAGGCGGCAGATCATCCCCTGTCGGGCCGGACGCAACGACCTGGTGATTTACGCCAACGGCGACGTGGCGCCCTGCGAGATGCGCCCGGCGGTGGGCAACATCCGCCGCCAGAGCCTGACGGGCATCTTATCTGGTCCGGAGATGGCCACGGCACTGGCGGGCATCTGCGGCGGCGAATGCTCCTGCACGCATGAGTGCAACCTCTTGGATAGCACGCTGTTCAGCACGCGAAGTTTTGTTCACATGATAGCCGGGAGAAAATAGCCACGGACACCGCGATTATCATCCCTTGTTACAACTCCGCCAAGACGCTCGGTGCATTGCTGGAGAGCATCGCCAAGCTGGCGCCGCCGCCACGGGAGGTAATCGTGGTGGACGATTGCTCCACGGACGATTCTGCGGCCATTGCAGCGGGCTTTGCCGATGTCACGTGCCTGCGTACGGCCGACAACGGCGGACCGTCAGTTTCTCGGAATGTCGGCGCTCGGCATGCTCGCAGCGAGTTGCTGCTGTTCATCGACAGCGACTGCGAGATATTAACCGCCGACTGCATCGCCAAGCACATCCAGGCCCATGCAGGCCACCCCCGAAGCCTCGTAGTCGGGGCGGTCTCAAGCATCGCCCCTGATACCTATGTGGGCAGGGCCAACGGCTATCTCCAGTGCTTCGAGAACATCCCCTTCCGAGGCAGCGGCAAAATTAAGCGAGCCCACGAAATGCCGGGCATGCATTTTAGTGTCCGCAGAAGCGATTTCGAAGAGATTGGCGGATTCGACGAAGAACTCCGAGCCGGAGAGGACGCGCTGTTCCATGTCTGTGCGCAGGCCAGGGGGATCAAGGCCCTGCGGATCGGCGAGGCTGTGGTGGGGCATCATGACGATCATTCCGCCGCAACTATCTTCTGCAAATATTTCAACTACGGCAAGACGCGCCTGACGATGAAGGCCAAGGGGGCCTATGGGTGGCGAAGTTTCCTGTTGCCTGACAGCGTGATATTGCTATCGATCCTGGCGCCGCTGGTGACCCTCGGGTTGACAGCCAAAGTAGTCTACTCATGGCTCCCTTGGCGACCGGCTGTACTGCTGCACGCGCCGTTGCTGCTGGTGTACAACCTGGGTTTTGCCGGCGGCGCGGTCGCGTGTGCGTGGCAGCAACGCCGGAGCCGGCGGCAATAGAGCCGCTATCGCCGCGGCGTTGATGCAGCGAGCCTCGCGTCGCGCCAGGTCCGCAGGGGGTGGGCCAGCAGGTGCGGCAGGTGCAGGCGGATGCTCGGTTCGGCCGGTCCGACGTCCCAGCACGGCAGGCGGCATCGCGAGACACAACCGCAGGCGCCGCGGAAACCTTCGCTGTGGACGATCCGGTCCAGCGGCATGTCTCGCACGTTGAGGCCCGTGGGGTACTGGTAGCACGGCTGCACCTCGCCAAAGGCACTGACGATAACCGACAGCCGCCCGCTGACGCAAGGCACCACGCGCCGCGGCTGATACGCCGCGTCAAAATGTTCGATGTGATAGCGGGAGTTGGTCTCGATTCCCGCTGCCCGCAGGCGGCGGGTCGCCCGCCGCAGCGCGTCCTTGATAGCTGGCAGATCGGCCGTCAGGGGAGTCAGCGGCTCGAAGGTTGCCGCGTCCATGTTTCGATGCTGAAGATGGGCGTGAACGGGGATGAACTGCAGCTTCTGGACGCCCCAGGCGGCTGCCCGGTCGGCGAAGGCCTCGATAACGTCCTGGTTCAGCCGCGTCACGACGACGTTGACGCCCACGCAGAGGGGCCTGGGCCCCTGTCGAAAGAACCGCATTGCCTCAACGGCACGATCATAGCCATCGACGCCTCGGATGGCCTTGTAGCCCTCGGGCGTCACGTGGTCGCATGAGATGCGAACCAGGCCCAGGCCCGCGTTAACCAGCGACGCGGCGCGCTGAGCGGTGACGGCCAGACCGTTGGTGTTCATGTGAACGGCCATCCCCGCTTCGTGCAGAGCGCGGATGCATTCTTCGAGATCGTCGCGCAGCGTGGGTTCGCCGCCGCCGAGCGAGACGATGCGCGTCTTGAGCCGCTTGAGAGCGGGGATAAGGCCCAGAATCTCCCGCATCGTCAACTCCGCCCCTGCCGCCCAACGCGGCTGCCAGATATCACAGGCGGCGCAGCGAGAATTGCAGCGGTCGGTCATCGCCAGATGCACGATCGCCACTTGCCCCGGACCCCGGCGCAACAGCCGCGACCACGACAGCGACAGGTACAGCCTGCCCAGGTTCAACACGTTCTTCAATTCCGCAAAGGGCGGCACGAGAAAAGGCCTCGACTGTTCACAGGATGGTATTACGGTTTCCATTATAACCTCGCCCACATGGAATGAGTTCGCAAATGCTGCAATGAGTTGTTCGCTGAAGTCCCGGAGGTGGTATATTGAGGAAGGATTTAACCGAGGCCTATGGCATGTCCATGGAATGCTCGACAACCTCATCGTCGGCGCTGCCGGCCATTCGTTTGCCGGACCGCTACAACTACATCGCCGCTTTTCTGACTTTGGGCTGCAATCTGCGATGCGCGTACTGCATCAACCGCTTCGGCACTCAGGGACGACATGAGCTGATGTCGGGCCGGCAGTGGCTGGGCGGGCTCAACCGGCTCGTCTCGCGGCCGGACCTGCCGGTGACACTGCAGGGCGGCGAGCCGACGCTGCATCCGGATTTCTACGAGATCGTCAACGGCCTGCGGGCGGACCTGGCCATCGACCTTCTGACCAATCTGCAGTTCGACGTGCGGGAGTTCATGGCCAACGTACACCCGGGGCGGATGCGGCGGCAGGCGCCGTACGCCTCCATCCGCGTCTCGTACCACCCCGCGACGATGGATTGGCATCGCACCAAGGCCGACGTCCTGACGCTGTTGTCCGGCGGATACTCCGTGGGCATCTGGGCCGTGCGGCACCCGGGGCAGATCGAGCAGATCGAGGCCGCCCATAGCGACGCTGCGGCCGCGGGAATCGACTTTCGCTTCAAGGAATTCCTGGGCGTGCATGAGGGTGTGCTATACGGGCAGTATAAGTATGCCGGCGCCGTCGGTGGCACGGGCGAGACGGGTGCCACGCAAAGCTGCGTTGTGGGCGTCTCCGACTGCACGGTCGATTGCCGCACGTCCGAGTTGATCGTCGGTCCCTCGGGCGGGGTGTATCGCTGCCACGGCGACCTGTACGAGGCGCGGCCGCCCATCGGCCACATCAATGACGCGGCGTTTGACATTGACGAGTTGTTTCGCACGTGCGACGTCTTCGGCCGGTGCAATCCCTGTGACGTGAAGGTCAAGACCGACCGTTTCCAGGCGTTCGGCCACACGTCGGTCGAGATCCGGCGGCGCAAACGGTGACTCCATGAATGCCCCCAGGAAACAGCGGCTGGTGAAGATCTTCCTGCTGACGGGCAAGCTCGCACTGGCTGTGGTGCTGGTGGCGCTGCTCACACAGCAGGTTCATTGGAATGACGGCGTCGATCCCCAGACGCAGAAGCTCGTCCTGGGTCTCAAGACCGTCCTGGCTCAAGCCGATTGGGTTACGCTGGCGTTGGCGGTGCTGGTGATGTTCCCCTCATCCCTGGTCTGCGCATTTCGCTGGCGAATGCTCCTGGCGGTCCAAGGCGTGCCGTTGGGACCGCTGCAGGCAGTCAAGCTATACCTTCTTGGCGACCTGTTCGCCAATGTGCTGCCGGGCACTATCGGTGGCGATGCAGTCAAGGCGTACCTGGTGACGCGCGCCACTGAGCGCAAAGGCCAGGCTATTCTCAGCGTGCTGGCCGATCGTGCCATCGGACTCTGCGCCGTGACGCTGCTGGCGGCGGTCGCCTTGGCATGGGCGTGGGGCAGCGGACAGATCGGCTGGGTCGCCGCACAGGCGCCAGGCATCTCGCTGGCCGTCATCTCCGCAGCGATGGCCGCCGCCGCGGCGATGCTCTTGAGCACTCGCCTGCGACGCCTGACGGGTTTGCAGGCGCTGTACTCGCGGCCGCGCTTTGCTTCCCTGGCGGCAACGGCAGGGCAAGCGGTGCGCACCTATCGCAGCCGCCCCGCTGCCGTGATCGCGGCGATGCTGTACACGCTGGTGTCGCAGGCGATGCTGATCGGTTCGATTGTTTTGATCGGCATGAGCCTTGATCTGGGCGCGGCCTGGCACCGCTACGCGGTGGGTATTCCGCTTGTCGAAATCGCAACGGCCGTGCCCGTCACCCCCGGGGCCGTCGGCGTATGGGAGTGGGCCGGACAAGTGTTTTTCGCCGGCGCCGACCCCAACAGGATCTTCATGATGGTGCTCCTGTGGCGTGCCGTGACGACGGCCTGCGCCCTGCCCGGTCTGGCGGTGGCGCTGCTGGGCCCGCGGATTCCGCGTGCAGCGCAGATGCAGGCCGACCTGGAGACGATGCCATGCAGTGGAAGTTGATCGCCTGCCTTCTGCGCAACGCCGCCCCTTCAAGAAGACGTCTGCTGCGAAGCGATTTCCGATGCGGCGGTGAACTGAACGCGCCGGGACGCCCGGGGCCACAATTCCGGCGCGTACACTTGCGATGCCGTTCGCACAAAAAAGAAAAACACGCCCAGTATGTTGCGCATGCCAAAGGCGCTGGTGCTGCAAAGGTCGGGATATATGTTCGTGATCGGCACTTCAATGCAGTTCAGGCCCGACTTGAGGGCCTTGATCAATGTCTCGGCGCTGAAGGCATAACTGTCGGTCTGGATGTTCAGCCGCCGCACCACGGCTGTGGGATACAACGCCGAATCATTGAAGTAGTGCAGGTTAAACCCGAACAGGATGTTCAGGATTGTGGTGTAGGTGCGTGAAATCACGTGCCGAATCCAGGGGCGGTCTTTGTCATTGGTGTGATAGGGCAGGATGATGTCCGCCTGCCCGCGCAGTTCCAGGATCCGCCGCAATTGATCGCCGGCGAGGTCGTGCTTTCCGTTGACGAGGATCACATAATCCATTCGCGCCGCCTCGACGCCGGCGCGATAGTTCCATCCCAGCCCCTTGTTGAGCGGATTGTGAAACACCCGGATATTCGCAAACTCCGCCGCCAGGCCATCGGCCTCCTGATCTGTCCCGTCGGTGCTGGCATCGTCAAAAATCAGAATCTCATAGTTCGTAAATAGACCATCAATCGCCGCCAGCACCTCCTGTACCGTCAGGCGCAGGTTCCCTTTCTCGTTGAAGGCCGGAACTATGACAGAAAGACCGGGCGCGTCCAAGATTCTACCTCCGACCGCTTGCACGTCGTTGACCCCAAAGAAACGCCAGGGGGCTCACACAGTAGGCCGCAC
This Planctomycetaceae bacterium DNA region includes the following protein-coding sequences:
- a CDS encoding lysylphosphatidylglycerol synthase transmembrane domain-containing protein, with protein sequence MNAPRKQRLVKIFLLTGKLALAVVLVALLTQQVHWNDGVDPQTQKLVLGLKTVLAQADWVTLALAVLVMFPSSLVCAFRWRMLLAVQGVPLGPLQAVKLYLLGDLFANVLPGTIGGDAVKAYLVTRATERKGQAILSVLADRAIGLCAVTLLAAVALAWAWGSGQIGWVAAQAPGISLAVISAAMAAAAAMLLSTRLRRLTGLQALYSRPRFASLAATAGQAVRTYRSRPAAVIAAMLYTLVSQAMLIGSIVLIGMSLDLGAAWHRYAVGIPLVEIATAVPVTPGAVGVWEWAGQVFFAGADPNRIFMMVLLWRAVTTACALPGLAVALLGPRIPRAAQMQADLETMPCSGS
- a CDS encoding glycosyltransferase, whose product is MIPCYNSAKTLGALLESIAKLAPPPREVIVVDDCSTDDSAAIAAGFADVTCLRTADNGGPSVSRNVGARHARSELLLFIDSDCEILTADCIAKHIQAHAGHPRSLVVGAVSSIAPDTYVGRANGYLQCFENIPFRGSGKIKRAHEMPGMHFSVRRSDFEEIGGFDEELRAGEDALFHVCAQARGIKALRIGEAVVGHHDDHSAATIFCKYFNYGKTRLTMKAKGAYGWRSFLLPDSVILLSILAPLVTLGLTAKVVYSWLPWRPAVLLHAPLLLVYNLGFAGGAVACAWQQRRSRRQ
- a CDS encoding radical SAM protein; translated protein: MPPFAELKNVLNLGRLYLSLSWSRLLRRGPGQVAIVHLAMTDRCNSRCAACDIWQPRWAAGAELTMREILGLIPALKRLKTRIVSLGGGEPTLRDDLEECIRALHEAGMAVHMNTNGLAVTAQRAASLVNAGLGLVRISCDHVTPEGYKAIRGVDGYDRAVEAMRFFRQGPRPLCVGVNVVVTRLNQDVIEAFADRAAAWGVQKLQFIPVHAHLQHRNMDAATFEPLTPLTADLPAIKDALRRATRRLRAAGIETNSRYHIEHFDAAYQPRRVVPCVSGRLSVIVSAFGEVQPCYQYPTGLNVRDMPLDRIVHSEGFRGACGCVSRCRLPCWDVGPAEPSIRLHLPHLLAHPLRTWRDARLAASTPRR
- a CDS encoding glycosyltransferase family 2 protein → MDAPGLSVIVPAFNEKGNLRLTVQEVLAAIDGLFTNYEILIFDDASTDGTDQEADGLAAEFANIRVFHNPLNKGLGWNYRAGVEAARMDYVILVNGKHDLAGDQLRRILELRGQADIILPYHTNDKDRPWIRHVISRTYTTILNILFGFNLHYFNDSALYPTAVVRRLNIQTDSYAFSAETLIKALKSGLNCIEVPITNIYPDLCSTSAFGMRNILGVFFFFVRTASQVYAPELWPRASRRVQFTAASEIASQQTSS
- a CDS encoding radical SAM protein, which encodes MRLIGSLLRNAFRSRIERLILYVTTRCPLNCRHCFVDKTSPIDRELTVDEARSIAATLNPLTWLDIGGGEPFLREDIEEICSHFKAVEISIPTNGWFVEQTLESARRLHRSLGDRLSIAVSLDGFGPTHDRLRGQGSFERAMKTLEGLQGINGLRVSVISTVSQINYRELPDLVALLRQKGLFSHGINILRGQTADEELRLPERTDLEWFLGTISETMTAKDYRWKGPLGPLFSRLHNRYVRRKWSVVLATLESRRQIIPCRAGRNDLVIYANGDVAPCEMRPAVGNIRRQSLTGILSGPEMATALAGICGGECSCTHECNLLDSTLFSTRSFVHMIAGRK
- a CDS encoding radical SAM protein, yielding MRKDLTEAYGMSMECSTTSSSALPAIRLPDRYNYIAAFLTLGCNLRCAYCINRFGTQGRHELMSGRQWLGGLNRLVSRPDLPVTLQGGEPTLHPDFYEIVNGLRADLAIDLLTNLQFDVREFMANVHPGRMRRQAPYASIRVSYHPATMDWHRTKADVLTLLSGGYSVGIWAVRHPGQIEQIEAAHSDAAAAGIDFRFKEFLGVHEGVLYGQYKYAGAVGGTGETGATQSCVVGVSDCTVDCRTSELIVGPSGGVYRCHGDLYEARPPIGHINDAAFDIDELFRTCDVFGRCNPCDVKVKTDRFQAFGHTSVEIRRRKR